The genomic region CGGCGTGTGAATGGCGACGGTGGCGGCCAGCTCGCGATAGAATGCGACCTCGCGGACGTAAAGCGTGTGCGCGGAACCGGAGCGGCGGCTGTCGGGATCCGCGGCCGGGAATTTGCCGACCACGCTCGCGGGCATGTTCGGCTCATCGCCGTCATAGGTCAGGCGAAATCGATAGCTGTCGCCAACGAGGCCATTGCCGACCGGCTTACACGCGAGATCGACGACCCTGACCTGGTCGATCACACCGGCTTCACGCAGCGCCCGCGTCATCCACTCCGGATCGATCCGCGACGGATCGGCCGTGAGCAAATTCATCGGTTTCCTCCCATCCCCGTGGGCGTCACCACCGCTCCGGCTGCGTCTCGCGTCAGCCGGATTGAGGACGGGGTGATCGTTGCGCAAATCATACAGGCGATGCCGTGGCTTTGGCAAAAGCCACCCGCCGGCCTGTGGGGATATCATGCCCGGGATGTTGCCCGGGCATGAGGAAGCAGACGTGAGGAGCCTTACCAGCCTTCCAGCACGATCTTGCCGCGCGACTTGCCGCTTTCCAGCAGAGCGTGTGCGCGCTTGAGGTTGGCGGCGTTGATGGTGCCGAAGGTCTGGTCGAGCGTGGTGCGCAGCACGCCCTTGTCGATCAGGTCGGCGACATCGTTGAGCAGATGATGCTGCGCGATCATGTCAGGCGTCTGGAACGAGGAGCGCGTGAACATCGATTCCCAGTGCACCGACACCGCCTTGCCCTTGAACGCGGCGACGTTGAACTCCGGCGGATCGTCGATCAGGCCGAACTTGCCCTGCGGCGCGATGAAGTCGGCGATCGACTTGTAGTGCTGGTCGGTGAAGGTGAGGCTGGCGACGAGGCCGACCGGCGGCAGCTTCAGTTTTTCGATCTGCTCCTTCATCGGCTGCGAGTGGTCGATCACCGCATGGGCGCCGAGATCGCGGCACCACTTTTGCGACTCCGGCCGCGTTGCGGTCGCGACCACGGTGAGCCCGGTGAGGCGGCGCGCAAGCTGGATCAGGATCGAGCCGACACCGCCGGCGCCGCCGGTGATCAGCAGCGTGCGCGGGTCGAGGCTCTTGCCCGGCACCGCGCCGAGCCGGTCGAACAGCAGCTCCCACGCGGTGATCGAGGTCAGGGGCAGGGCGGCGGCCTGCGCGAAGGACAGCGACGCCGGCTTGTTGCCGACGATGCGTTCGTCGACCAGATGAAATTCCGAATTGGTACCCTGGCGCAGGATCGAGCCCGCGTAGAACACCTCGTCGCCGGGCTTGAAGAGCGAGACCTCGGGCCCGACCGCGTCGACCACGCCGGCCGCGTCGAAGCCGAGGATCTTGTAGCCGCCGTCGGTCGGCGCCGCGCGCTTGCGCACCTTGTAGTCGACCGGATTGGCCGAGATGGCCTTCACCGCGACGCGGATGTCGCGCCCCTTCGGCTCGGGCTTGGCGATCTCGAAATCGACGAGCGAATCCACCGCCTCGATCGGCAGCGATTTTTGGTATCCGACGGCCTTCATGCCTGGTCTCCGTGGTGGGCGATTGCTTGCCGTCTTACCTGTCGCGCTGGCGTCCATTTGGCAAGTACTGTAAAAACAGGGAACTAGTCCCTGTTTGTATACTATTGGGAAAATATTGCATGAAACGGAAGAATTTCGCGCGCCGGCCGGGCTGCGCGGTCGAGGCGGCGCTCGACCTGATCGACGGCAAATGGAAAGGCGTGATCCTGTATCATTTGCAGGCCGGCACCCAGCGCTTCGGCGAGCTGCGGAAGCGGATGCCCGGCATCACCCAGCGCATGCTGACCAAGCAGCTGCGCGCGCTCGAGGACGATGGCCTCGTGATCCGCAAGGTCTATGCCGAGGTGCCGCCGCGGGTCGAATACACGCTTTCCGAACTCGGCGAGAGCCTGCGCCCGGTGATCGATATTCTGAAAGCCTGGGGCGAGGGCCATCAGGAGCGGCTGTCCTGCGCGCCGGCGCCGGAGGTCATTGTGAAGAAGTCGAAGCGCGCGGCCTGATGGGCGTTCGCGCTTCACCTCTCCCGGAGGGAGAGGTCGGATCGCATCGCAAGATGCGATCCGGGTGAGGGATTACGCTCCACCGAGGAAGCGGCGCCCCTCACCCGAATTGCTTCGCAATTCGACCTCTCCCCGTTGGGGAGAGGTACGTCGCCTCAGAACGCAACCTGCGTGCGCAGCGCGACCGCGTCGAACTTCGAGCCGACGTCCGCGGTCGAGGTCGCCGAGGCCTGCTTGGCGATATCGCCGTGCAGATAGTTCAGCATGAAGCGGACGTTGTTGTTGACGTACCAGTTCAGCGCGGCGGTGTAGACGGTCTGCCGTCCACCCGCGATGCCGACCGCCTGCGCGATCTGATCGTTGAGGTCCATCGTGCTGACGCGGCCGGCGATTTCCCAGGCGCCCCAGCCGCCGCCGGCGAGCGAGAACGGATCATGCGGCTTGATCCCGCTATAGGAGGCCGTCGCCGGATTGTAGGCATGGTTCTCGCCGGTCAGCACGTAGCCGACCTGCGCGTAGCCGCCGTCGAACTTCAGGCTCGGCGCGCCGAACGGCGGCAATCCGGTGTTCGCGGAGCGATCGACATTGAACCAGTAATATTCGCCCTGCGCGATGAACGGACCATAGGTCGCGGCCGCCTCGACGCCGTACACCTGCGCGCCGGAGACATTGGCGATCGCACCGGTCGAGATCAGCGTCGTCGGATCGATGCGCAGCTCGGGCCGGTCGCTGAGCGTGAGCGTCTGCGCCTGCGTCAGCTGGTTGCGCGGCGGCTGCACCAGCCATTCCGCATCGGCGCCGATATGCACCGAATAGTTCTTGCCGCTGATCGGATTGCCGGCGACACGGATGACGCCGCCATACTGCTCGGACGTGCCGGCCGGCGAGGTCGAGGACGCGGAGTGGATGGCGCCCGACGTCGGTCCGGTGACATAGCCGCCGATCCAGAACTGGTCGTTCCACCAGCGGGTGCCGGCCGCCGAACGGAAGTCGCCGGCGGCGATATTCTGTGCGATGATGCCGACCGAGGCGCGCTCCATGAACAGGATGTCGTTGGAGCTGGTCGCTTCGTCGAGCGTCCACGGCACGTCCATGATGCCGCCTTCGATCGCCATCTTGCCGCCGAACGGCTTGAAGCCGGTGTAGCTCAGATACGCGTTCTCGATGCCGGAGGTGCCGCCGCCGGGCAGCGATCCCGGCGCCGCGCCGCCGAAACCGTCGGACGAGCCGCCGAAGTCGTAGATCAGCGAGTAATTCCAGTCGCCGAAGAATTTGCCGACGATGCCGATGCGCGCGCGGCGGACGTTCTCGCCGCTGTCGAGCTTCTGCGGCGAGGTGCCTGCGGTGTTCGGACGATAGTCGTAGCCGCCGACATCCCAGTGCACGCGGCTCGTGATCGCAACGCAGTTCTGTTCGTCCGCGGTGCAGATGGTCGGCCGGTTGTTCGGCATCGTCACCACGACGCCGGATGGCGCGACCGGGCCCTTCACCGGGATCGCGGCGTTGGCGCTCGCCACCCGCGCTGCCTTGGCGTCCGCCGCCTTCGCATTGGCGTTTGCGCTGGCCGCGGTTGCGGTATTGGCGTTGGTCTGCTTCTGCAGTCTGTCGAGCTTCTGCTCGAGCATCTTCAGCTGCTGCTTCAGCAGCGCGATCTCCGCATCGCTGCCGCCTCCGGCCGATTGTGAATAGGCCGGCGAGGCGGCGAGCGCCCCGGCCAGGCCGATGGCGATGGCACCAACTTTTGTCGCACCCATTGTGCACCCCTGTTGTGTTTGAAGTCCCCACTCACTGAACGGTCCTAGGAGCGTATCGTGACTGATGCACGACAGTGCTTCCGGGCATCGCAGTTCCGCTTGTGGTCCGCAGGCAACAAGCGGAGCGGCGCAGTGAGATGACAGCCATCATAGAAGCTTGGCGGCGCGCTTCAACGTGGCTGCCGCGGGTTGTGCACCGGTCCGGCGGGGGGCCAGTTATCCAGCCGGGCGCCCTTCAATTGCCCGGCGAACACGCCTATATTCCGGCGTTTCCACGAGAGGTGAGAATGCTCCGACCTGTCCGTTTTGCTGCCGTATCCGCTCTGTGCACCTTGGCCTTCATGGGGAATCTTTCCGCAGCCGCGGCCCAGGACCGCCGCGTGCCGTCCTCGCAGGCCGAGCTGCAATTGTCCTATGCGCCGATCGTGCAGCGGGTGCAGCCGGCGGTGGTCAATGTCTACGCCGCCAAGACCGTGCAGAACCGCAATCCCTTCCTGGACGATCCGATTTTTCGCCGGTTCTTCGGCGTGCCGGGACAGCAGCCCGAGCAGATGCAGCGCTCGCTCGGCTCCGGCGTGATGGTCGACGGCTCCGGGCTTGTGGTCACAAACAATCACGTGATCGAGGGCGCCGACCAGGTGAAGGTCTCGCTCGCCGACAAGCGCGAATACGAGGCGGAGATCGTGCTGAAGGACAGCCGTACCGACCTTGCGGTGCTGCGGCTGAAGAACACCAACAAGGAAAAATTCGCGACGCTCGACTTCGCCAATTCCGACCAATTGCTGGTCGGCGACGTCGTGCTGGCGATCGGCAATCCGTTCGGCGTCGGCCAGACCGTGACGCACGGCATCATCTCGGCCCTGGCGCGCACTCAAGTCGGGATCACGGATTATCAATTCTTCATTCAGACCGACGCGGCGATCAATCCCGGCAATTCGGGCGGCGCGCTGGTCGACATGAGCGGCCGGCTCGCCGGCATCAACACCGCGATCTTCTCGCGCTCCGGCGGCTCGCAGGGCATCGGCTTCGCGATCCCCGCCAACATGGTGCGCGTGGTGGTGGCCTCCGCCAAGAGCGGCGGCAAGAATGTGAAGCGGCCGTGGCTCGGCGCGCGGCTGCAGGCGGTGACGCCGGAGATCGCGGAGACGCTGGGGCTGAAGCTGCCGAGCGGCGCGCTGGTCGCCAATGTCGCGCCGAACAGTCCTGCGGCGAAGGCCGGGCTCAAGCTCTCCGACCTGATCGTCGGGATCGACGGCACGCCGATCGACGATCCCAACGCGTTCGACTACCGCTTCGCGACCCGTCCGCTCGGCGGCAACGCGGAGATCGAGGTGCAGCGCGCCGGCAAGCCGGTGAAGCTCACCGTGCCGCTGGAGACCGCGCCCGATACCAATCGCGACGAGATCGTGCTGACCGCGCGCTCGCCGTTCCAAGGCGCCAGGGTCGCCAATATCTCGCCGGCGCTGGCCGATGAGCTGCATCTCGACGCCGGCGCCGAGGGCGTCGTGGTGACCGAGCTCGCCGATGACGGCACCGCCGCCAATGTCGGCTTCCAGAAGGGCGACATCATCATCGCGGTCAACAACGAGAAGATCGCGCGGACCGGCGACCTCGAGAAGGCTTCGAAGACGGGGTCGCGGATCTGGCGCATCACGCTGGTGCGCGGCGGCCAGCAGATCAACGTGACGCTCGGCGGATGAGCCCCAAGGTGAACCGCAAGTGAGCCCGAAGCAACCGCGCGAGGCCGGCAACCTGTTCGCAGCGGCGGGGATGGAGCAGGACGCGCCGCACCCGCTGCCGGACCGGCTGCGTCCGCGCACGCTGGCCGATGTCGTCGGCCAGGATCACATCCTCGGCCCCGACGGCGCGCTGACGCGGATGCTGGAGACGCGCACGCTGGGCTCGCTGGTGTTCTGGGGACCGCCGGGCACCGGCAAGACCACCGTGGCGCGGCTTCTGGCCGACGCCACCGAGCTGCATTTCGAGCAGATCTCCGCGGTGTTCTCCGGCGTCGCCGATCTCAAGAAGGCGTTCGATGCCGCGCGTGCCCGCCGCGAGACCGGCAAGGGCACGCTGCTGTTCGTCGACGAGGTGCATCGTTTCAACCGCGCGCAGCAGGATTCCTTCCTGCCCGTGATGGAGGACGGCACGGTGGTGCTGGTCGGCGCCACCACGGAGAATCCATCGTTCGAGCTCAACGCGGCGCTTTTGTCGCGCGCCCGCGTGCTGGTGTTTCACTCGCTCGATACGGCGGCGATCGAGAAGCTGTTTGCCAATGCCGAGAAGATCGAGGGCAAGCAGCTGCCGCTCGATGCGGAAGCCCGCGCCGTGCTGGTGCGGATGGCCGATGGCGACGGCCGCGCCTCGCTGACATTGGCCGAAGAGGTCTGGCGCGCCGCCCGCAAGGGCGAGGTGTTCAACGCCGAGCAGTTGCAGGCCATCCTGCAGCGCCGCGCGCCGATCTACGACAAGTCGGCCGACGGCCATTACAATCTGATCTCGGCGCTGCACAAGTCGGTGCGCGGCTCCGATCCGGACGCGGCGTTGTACTATCTCGCGCGCATGTTCGATGCCGGCGAGGATCCGCTGTTCCTGGCGCGGCGTGTGGTGCGGATGGCGGTCGAGGATATCGGCCTTGCGGATCCGCAGGCGCTGGCGGTCTGCAACGCCGCCAAGGAGGCCTACGATTTCCTGGGCTCGCCCGAAGGCGAGCTCGCGATCGCGCAGGCCGTGGTCTATCTCGCCACCGCGCCGAAATCCAACGCGGTCTACACCGCGTTCGGCGCAGCGATGCAGACCGCGAAGCAGGGCGGCTCGCTGCTACCGCCGAAGCACATTTTGAATTCGCCGACCAAGCTGATGAAGTCGGAGGGCTACGGCTCCGGCTATCAATATGATCACGACATGCCGGACGCATTCTCCGGCCAGGACTATTTCCCGGAAGCGCTGGGCCGCCAGACCTTCTACGATCCGCCCGACCGCGGCTTCGAGCGCGAGATCCGCAAACGGCTGGATTACTGGGCGCGGCTGCGCAAGGAGCGGGGCGGGAGCTAGATTAGGCTGCGGCCGCGAATGACGCGCGTTCCGGTCCTGTCTGCGGGGGCGAGGTACACTTGCACAAGTTCGGAATACTAGAAATATATCCCTGAGTTGCCCGACGTGTCAAGTTGCTTGGTGCCACGCTGATCGCCGCCGGCTCCTTTGCATGGGGTTGTTTTCGACATTTTGGCAACGCCCGCCCGCCAATAACTTCATATTGCTCTAGCGATCACTTGACGCTTTTCACGAACTCCAAAATCTCGTCCGTCAGCCGCGTGTCCGGCGTGTTGATCGCATAGACCTCCGACATGTGGCTGTGCTGCGGCAGCATGAAGCTGCGGGCGCAGCCGCTCGGCCGCTTGCAGCTGGCCTGCTTCATGAGCTCGAACTGCTCGACGAAGCGCGGCGGATCGAGCTCGGCCGCGGTGATCAGGAACGGGATCGGGCTCGTGACCAGGCCTTGCAGCGAGGAGCGCTCGGCATAGCGCGAGGGGTCCGAGCCGTAATAGGCGAGCTCGGCGTCGCCGGCCGGCGAGGCCGTCAGATCATAGATGCCCGACACCATGATCGCGCCGGCGAGGCCGCCGCCCTTCACCTTGTGGAATTCGCCATGGGAGACATAGCTCGCGACATGGATCGCGCCGGCCGATTGGCCCATCAGGAAGATGCGCTTCGGCTCGCCGCCGCGGGAGGCGATGTTTTCCGAAACCCACTGCACGATCGCGCCCATGTCCTCCGCGCCTGCCGGCCACGGAAAGGCCGGCGCCAGGCGGTAGGTGGCATTGACGCCGACGAAGCCGTTCTTCACCGCCCACAGCATGATGTTGTCGTAGAACGGGCTGCCGGGGGCGCGCTTGTGGCCGGCAATGAGGCCGCCGCCATGGATGTAGATCAGCACGGCTCGCCCCGGCGCCGTCGTCTCCGGCGTGAACACGTCGAGCAGATGCCGGTCGGCGGGGCCGTATTTGACGTCGCGCCCGACCTTGACGCCCTGATAGGGCTCCTTCTGTTGCAGCGGCGCGTAGAGCGCAGCGGTCTTGGGCGGGTCGATGACGCGGCCGAGTTCCAGGAGCTTCCAGGCCAGATCTTCCGGCATCGCGGCTTCGGGCATCGGGCTTTGCTGGGCGAGCGCCGGGGCCGCGAGCATCAGGGCCGCCGCCAAAGCCGATATCGCCAGTCTCATTCCAGGCCCCCCCCGTCGATTGCCGTATTCGACATGGCCGATGCCGCACCGGATTCACACCGATTTCGCCGTGACGATTCGCGGCATTTGCGCTAGGCACAATGCAGGTCTGGAGCCGAAAAATCACCATGAGCCGCCGCATCAAGAGAACCACATCGCCGGGCGACCGCGCCAAAGGGCGCGACAAGGGCCGCGACCGGGACCGCGCCGGCGATCGTGGCAAGAGCGGATCGGCGCAGCGCAGCCGCAAGCCGGACGAGCGCAAATCCGGTGACCGCAAGTCCGGTGAGCGCAAGTCCGGCGACCGTCCGTTCGCGCACCGCGCGGCCGGAAAGCCGCCGCGCTTTGCCGAGCCGCGCCGCGACCGGCAGGAGCGGGCCGAGCCCGCCATGTCGAAAACTGCCGCGGCCGAGCAGCCATTGCCAACCAAGGTGCAGACCGTTGTCGTCACCGCCGACGAGAACGGCATGCGCGTCGACCGTTTCCTCGAAGCGCGGTTTCCGGGCCTCTCGTTCTCCCATATCCAGCGCATCGTCCGGAAGGGCGAGCTCAGGGTCAACGGCAAGCGTGCCGATTCCAAGGACCGGCTCGAGGAGGGCCAGAGCGTGCGGATTCCGCCGCTGCGGCTCGACACGCCGAAGACGGCCGGCGCGCTCTCCGAGGCCGAGGCGAAGACGCTGCAGGCGCTGAAGGACATGACGCTCTACGAAGACGACGACGTGCTGGTGCTGAACAAGCCGGCCGGTCTCGCCGTGCAGGGCGGCTCCGGCATGACGCGCCATGTCGACCAGATGCTCGAGGTGATGCGCGATGCCAAGGGGCAGAAGCCGCGGCTGGTGCATCGGCTCGACCGCGAGACCTCGGGCTGCCTCCTGGTCGCCAAGACGCGTTTCGCCGCCACGCATCTCACCGGCGCATTCCGCCATCGCTCCGCGCGCAAGATCTACTGGGCGCTGGTCGCCGGCGTGCCGAAGCCGAAACAGGGCCGCATCTCGACCTATCTCGCCAAGGAGGAGAGCGAGGAGGACAGCATCATGCGGATCGCCGAGCATGGAGACGAGGGCGCGAGCCACGCGGTGACCTATTATGCCGTGGTCGA from Bradyrhizobium elkanii USDA 76 harbors:
- a CDS encoding zinc-binding alcohol dehydrogenase family protein — encoded protein: MKAVGYQKSLPIEAVDSLVDFEIAKPEPKGRDIRVAVKAISANPVDYKVRKRAAPTDGGYKILGFDAAGVVDAVGPEVSLFKPGDEVFYAGSILRQGTNSEFHLVDERIVGNKPASLSFAQAAALPLTSITAWELLFDRLGAVPGKSLDPRTLLITGGAGGVGSILIQLARRLTGLTVVATATRPESQKWCRDLGAHAVIDHSQPMKEQIEKLKLPPVGLVASLTFTDQHYKSIADFIAPQGKFGLIDDPPEFNVAAFKGKAVSVHWESMFTRSSFQTPDMIAQHHLLNDVADLIDKGVLRTTLDQTFGTINAANLKRAHALLESGKSRGKIVLEGW
- a CDS encoding winged helix-turn-helix transcriptional regulator; translation: MKRKNFARRPGCAVEAALDLIDGKWKGVILYHLQAGTQRFGELRKRMPGITQRMLTKQLRALEDDGLVIRKVYAEVPPRVEYTLSELGESLRPVIDILKAWGEGHQERLSCAPAPEVIVKKSKRAA
- a CDS encoding OprO/OprP family phosphate-selective porin gives rise to the protein MGATKVGAIAIGLAGALAASPAYSQSAGGGSDAEIALLKQQLKMLEQKLDRLQKQTNANTATAASANANAKAADAKAARVASANAAIPVKGPVAPSGVVVTMPNNRPTICTADEQNCVAITSRVHWDVGGYDYRPNTAGTSPQKLDSGENVRRARIGIVGKFFGDWNYSLIYDFGGSSDGFGGAAPGSLPGGGTSGIENAYLSYTGFKPFGGKMAIEGGIMDVPWTLDEATSSNDILFMERASVGIIAQNIAAGDFRSAAGTRWWNDQFWIGGYVTGPTSGAIHSASSTSPAGTSEQYGGVIRVAGNPISGKNYSVHIGADAEWLVQPPRNQLTQAQTLTLSDRPELRIDPTTLISTGAIANVSGAQVYGVEAAATYGPFIAQGEYYWFNVDRSANTGLPPFGAPSLKFDGGYAQVGYVLTGENHAYNPATASYSGIKPHDPFSLAGGGWGAWEIAGRVSTMDLNDQIAQAVGIAGGRQTVYTAALNWYVNNNVRFMLNYLHGDIAKQASATSTADVGSKFDAVALRTQVAF
- a CDS encoding DegQ family serine endoprotease codes for the protein MGNLSAAAAQDRRVPSSQAELQLSYAPIVQRVQPAVVNVYAAKTVQNRNPFLDDPIFRRFFGVPGQQPEQMQRSLGSGVMVDGSGLVVTNNHVIEGADQVKVSLADKREYEAEIVLKDSRTDLAVLRLKNTNKEKFATLDFANSDQLLVGDVVLAIGNPFGVGQTVTHGIISALARTQVGITDYQFFIQTDAAINPGNSGGALVDMSGRLAGINTAIFSRSGGSQGIGFAIPANMVRVVVASAKSGGKNVKRPWLGARLQAVTPEIAETLGLKLPSGALVANVAPNSPAAKAGLKLSDLIVGIDGTPIDDPNAFDYRFATRPLGGNAEIEVQRAGKPVKLTVPLETAPDTNRDEIVLTARSPFQGARVANISPALADELHLDAGAEGVVVTELADDGTAANVGFQKGDIIIAVNNEKIARTGDLEKASKTGSRIWRITLVRGGQQINVTLGG
- a CDS encoding replication-associated recombination protein A — protein: MSPKQPREAGNLFAAAGMEQDAPHPLPDRLRPRTLADVVGQDHILGPDGALTRMLETRTLGSLVFWGPPGTGKTTVARLLADATELHFEQISAVFSGVADLKKAFDAARARRETGKGTLLFVDEVHRFNRAQQDSFLPVMEDGTVVLVGATTENPSFELNAALLSRARVLVFHSLDTAAIEKLFANAEKIEGKQLPLDAEARAVLVRMADGDGRASLTLAEEVWRAARKGEVFNAEQLQAILQRRAPIYDKSADGHYNLISALHKSVRGSDPDAALYYLARMFDAGEDPLFLARRVVRMAVEDIGLADPQALAVCNAAKEAYDFLGSPEGELAIAQAVVYLATAPKSNAVYTAFGAAMQTAKQGGSLLPPKHILNSPTKLMKSEGYGSGYQYDHDMPDAFSGQDYFPEALGRQTFYDPPDRGFEREIRKRLDYWARLRKERGGS
- a CDS encoding alpha/beta hydrolase, whose product is MRLAISALAAALMLAAPALAQQSPMPEAAMPEDLAWKLLELGRVIDPPKTAALYAPLQQKEPYQGVKVGRDVKYGPADRHLLDVFTPETTAPGRAVLIYIHGGGLIAGHKRAPGSPFYDNIMLWAVKNGFVGVNATYRLAPAFPWPAGAEDMGAIVQWVSENIASRGGEPKRIFLMGQSAGAIHVASYVSHGEFHKVKGGGLAGAIMVSGIYDLTASPAGDAELAYYGSDPSRYAERSSLQGLVTSPIPFLITAAELDPPRFVEQFELMKQASCKRPSGCARSFMLPQHSHMSEVYAINTPDTRLTDEILEFVKSVK
- a CDS encoding RluA family pseudouridine synthase encodes the protein MSRRIKRTTSPGDRAKGRDKGRDRDRAGDRGKSGSAQRSRKPDERKSGDRKSGERKSGDRPFAHRAAGKPPRFAEPRRDRQERAEPAMSKTAAAEQPLPTKVQTVVVTADENGMRVDRFLEARFPGLSFSHIQRIVRKGELRVNGKRADSKDRLEEGQSVRIPPLRLDTPKTAGALSEAEAKTLQALKDMTLYEDDDVLVLNKPAGLAVQGGSGMTRHVDQMLEVMRDAKGQKPRLVHRLDRETSGCLLVAKTRFAATHLTGAFRHRSARKIYWALVAGVPKPKQGRISTYLAKEESEEDSIMRIAEHGDEGASHAVTYYAVVETSATKLAWVSLKPVTGRTHQLRAHMAHIDHAIVGDPKYFNKENWQLPGGLQNRLHLLARRIVIPHPRGGVIDATAPLPPHMLQSWNLLGLEADRFDPIENAPEE